The Carassius auratus strain Wakin unplaced genomic scaffold, ASM336829v1 scaf_tig00216834, whole genome shotgun sequence genomic interval TTTCAAACAACTAAACAAAGACTTGTAGCCTTCAGGAGTCTCCTATTTTGAAGACTTGTTTTAGAAAACAAGCTATTTTAGATCGTATTTTGACTTAGAAGATCAGGTTTTGACTGTTTAGCCCAGGGGAAAGTTGTCAATCAATTTCGACACATTATACATTGTGACAAAACTGACTCATACAAATTGTAGTCCACGTTATATACGATTAAAACAATATTGGATATCCATGGGACACATGGTCATGCTGGTCTCTTATAGAGTACAAACAACCTCAGAGATTTATACAATGTTTTTGTCATAATCTGTCAATAATGAAGTCCCTCATCAATGTGATTAGTCACTTATCTGGGGGTTTCCAGCTTGTTATCTACTCAAACAGTCATGTAGTAGGACTGTTATGGTTTCTAGGTTATGTGTGCTTGTACAGATGTCTCCAAATGCCTTTTAAAGTGTAACCACGTATTTACCTCATTTTGTTCAATGTATTATCATTTTAAGTTCTTTAAGGCAAGAaactacaggaaaaaaaaacatgtattagtcAGTTTTGCTTCCAAACTTTCTTTTAgattagtggaaagaaaacatacaaaatacagatTTAGGTGCACAAAATTAGGTGCTTCATTATATTACACTTTATCTTTTTTTCGTCTGTAGATTTAATTTACAGTACATATCCTTAAAggctgtttctttctttctatatatatatagaggttCTTCATATATTATTCACCTGATTTATTTCCTAAAAACATGACAATGTATAACAATATTTGTGACCGTTGACAGTCATTTCTGATTTTTGGCCTGATAATAAAACTATCAAAAATGCCCTCTGAAATGTCAACAATatgaaacaagaattttgaacATGGCTTAATTAGATTTCTGTTTTGAGAATGGGTGTAAATTAGtgtatttataattaaacaatgcatcatttgtatatttaattataacattACAGAAACGTGtattgcaaaattattttttaatgtgttttgaatAATTAACTGGGGAAAGTATATTCCCTATTCATATGTGGTGTCTTGACTTAAAATGTTAATCAAAGCAGATATTTTCATCATCAGTAGTAAGTTTTGTTGTTAACTTGATTTGAATTAtgtgcatttgatttatttttgatcagACAGCCATAATTGACTAGATGAACAAATCAAGCTGGAGGCAGGCTCAGCGGAGAACTCAACATGAAGCTGTATGTGTTTCAAGTCAACAACGGAAGCACATTGACATTTGACACTGAACTTGCTGTCCAAACGTGAgaaaatttactgtttttaacaaAAAGTGCATATTTAAGGCCTAATTTGTTTCCTCCTCATGTGAAGACATTAACTTTTAATGACTCATATTGTGTGAATAACTTCTTGACATTGTTTAACGCATGAGATGTCATGAACTGACATGGAACTATAATTTTTATCAGTATTTGTTAATGTAACTTTGTAGTTTCATGATGTATTAACCAATGTAATCATTTGtgacatttaattttaacttatagatagtaacattaacaaagatacaGTAATGCTTATTTTGGTTAGCTGAATGAGGCTGATTTTTAAAGTTTGAGTTTGAGTTTccatatgtacatatatttacatattcatgataaactgcattatattgaataatatgatatgtaatatataatataggtGATACTTACAGATTCAACATACttatttattaatgacattattccAGTGAAAGTACCTGTATAATCCTATGATGGTTAAAgtgcaaatgtaaattattattaaaataatataaattccaTCAGTCGTTTCCGGATTTAGTTTTTTCTGcagatttgttttgtaaattgaGTCCTGATTTGTTTTACTGGGATGCTAAAATGCGTTGTGCTTTGTGCCCTTTATAGCGTGTTGGACCTTAAACATGCCATTCAGGCCAAATATAAAATTGCAGTCCAGCACCAGGTGCTGGTGGTCAATGGAGGGGAGTGCATGGTGGCAGAGAGGCGCGTGTGCAGCTACAGTGCCGGAACGGTGAGTAACCTTCAAAATAAAACACccaaacagcatttttatttcgAGAGTAATAATAGTTGttgtatatgaattatataatcaCATATGTAATCATTGCTGCAAAGTACTTTAGCACTGCTAAAATGTTTGACATGAAAATCGCAAAGAAGCGACATAAAAGCAGTGCagataataattgtattaatttgaaTAGCTTTCTGTGTGTTTAAAATGACCCTGAAATACTGAGGCTCTTGAGTGCCATGATTACTAAAAGGCCATTGGATTTTGTCTCTGGCTGCCTTAGGACACCAACCCGATCTTCTTATTCAACAAAGAGATGATCCTGTCTGACCGAGCTCCAACCATCCCCAAAACGACCTTCTCTATAGAGAATGAGATGGAGCTGAAGGTGGAGGAGTCACTCATGATGCCTGCCGTCTTTCATACCGTTGCATCCCGCACTCAACTGGCTGTGGTACAGTCCACCTTGTGTTCTGACCTAATGACCAACCTCTGTCTTCTTAGATTTACTCTATGCTCATCCACACTCTATTATATCAATGATTTTTCTGTACAGTTTGAGCATCATGTACATTTGAGAGCGTCAATGCAAATACACTCAAAGCCCTCGATGGAAgggttttttacatttgtatgcaAATGACCCTCATGAGGTGTGTTATGCGTTTTTTAGGAAATGTTTGAGGTTGCCAAGAAGCTTTGCTTGTTCTGTGAGCGTCTGGTCCATGACGAACACCTTCAGCACCAGGGATGGGCGGCCATCATGGCTAACCTGGACGACTGCACCCTATCCTATCAAAAACTCCTCATGAAATTCGACACTGCTTATACCAAATACCAACAGGATTTTGAAGACATCAAATTAAAACTCACAAAGTATGTCTCATcttgcttgctttctttctttatattaaaaaagtaagttattttgttaaaacatcaaatgtatgtttgtttctttttaagttGTATTAAATTTATAGTATTGTAAGGCTTTTGTAGCAGATACACTGCCGTTCAATAGTTTGAGGTCGGTAAGATTTAGAAaaggttttttaaagaagtcacaAGAGCtactatttgatcaaaaacagtaaaaacagtaatattattaaatattttttacaatttaaaataactattttctgctgtaatatattttaaagtgtaatttattcctgtgatgcaaaactgaattttcagcagcattactccagtcacatgctccttcagaaatcattctaatatgccattttgctgctcaagaactttactaatattgttataaatgattaaatattgccttgacatttttgtggaaactgtgatactttttcttttaagatttgttttcatagaaagttcaaaagaacagcatttacttgaaaaatgtacttttttaacattataaatgttttactgatGCATTTGATCAATGAATGATTAAgccgaccctaaacttttgaacggctGGGGATTATGTGAATAGAGATGAATAGATAACTAATATTAATGTGAATTCATCAGGCTTGGCATTGCTGTCTCAGTCATGGCGAAGATTCCTCTGCTTGAGAGTTTGACTCGGCAGAGCTACAGAGAAAGCTTGGAGAAGTCCAGCTCCCCTCACCCGAGAACCTCAGATGAAGACGAGAATGAGGATGAAGAAGTAGGAGAAACATCCACCCAGTCCGCTATCAGCCATAAGAATCGGAAGT includes:
- the LOC113099021 gene encoding RB1-inducible coiled-coil protein 1-like produces the protein MKLYVFQVNNGSTLTFDTELAVQTVLDLKHAIQAKYKIAVQHQVLVVNGGECMVAERRVCSYSAGTDTNPIFLFNKEMILSDRAPTIPKTTFSIENEMELKVEESLMMPAVFHTVASRTQLAVEMFEVAKKLCLFCERLVHDEHLQHQGWAAIMANLDDCTLSYQKLLMKFDTAYTKYQQDFEDIKLKLTKLGIAVSVMAKIPLLESLTRQSYRESLEKSSSPHPRTSDEDENEDEEVGETSTQSAISHKNRKSPSPVSGSGEASSQASFSPQHRLKSSCSLKAALEEEEESPEGGATPSFNVTLLDWINVQDRPNDVESVVRKCFDSINRVSNSRL